In Drosophila nasuta strain 15112-1781.00 chromosome 2R, ASM2355853v1, whole genome shotgun sequence, a single genomic region encodes these proteins:
- the LOC132787088 gene encoding uncharacterized protein LOC132787088, translating into MLRDIFLYLVLIVLFCFIFMAQLIVNVYAFQRQPTPAQRAERNEIIFV; encoded by the coding sequence ATGTTGCGAGATATCTTTCTATATTTAGTTCTAAtcgttttattttgctttattttcatGGCGCAGTTAATCGTCAACGTTTACGCATTCCAACGCCAGCCAACGCCGGCGCAGCGGGCCGAACgcaatgaaattatatttgtcTAG